Proteins encoded within one genomic window of Brassica rapa cultivar Chiifu-401-42 chromosome A09, CAAS_Brap_v3.01, whole genome shotgun sequence:
- the LOC103842895 gene encoding gibberellin 3-beta-dioxygenase 1-like encodes MPTVLTDVFRGHPIHLPHTHQPDFTSLSELPDSYTWTSKDDPLFTAPPSPPDAGESIPLIDLNHPDAANQIGRACRTWGAFQIANHGVPLELLQGIEFLTGSLFQLPVQRKLKAARSDTGFSGYGVARISSFFNKKMWSEGFTITGSPLNDFRKLWPQLHLNYCDIVEQYEEQMQKLASKLMWLSLNSLGVTEEDIKWATVSSDLNWAQSALQLNHYPVCPEPDRAMGLAPHTDSTLLTILYQNNTAGLQVFRDDFGWVTVPPVPGSLVVNVGDLFHILSNGLFKSVIHRARVNQTRPRLSVAFLWGPRSDTKISPVPKLVSPDESPLYRSVTWTEYLRTKATHFNKALSMIRNHREK; translated from the exons ATGCCTACAGTGTTAACAGATGTCTTTAGAGGCCATCCCATTCACCTCCCACACACTCACCAACCTGACTTCACATCCCTTAGTGAGCTCCCGGATTCTTACACGTGGACCTCCAAAGACGATCCCCTCTTCACCGCTCCTCCTTCCCCTCCGGACGCCGGTGAAAGCATACCTCTCATTGACCTGAATCACCCCGACGCGGCCAACCAAATCGGCCGTGCATGTAGAACGTGGGGTGCGTTCCAGATAGCAAACCACGGCGTGCCTTTGGAACTTCTCCAAGGCATTGAGTTTCTCACCGGTAGTCTTTTTCAGCTACCAGTTCAACGCAAGCTTAAGGCGGCTCGGTCAGATACAGGTTTCTCTGGCTACGGCGTCGCTCGTATCTCATCTTTCTTTAATAAGAAAATGTGGTCCGAAGGCTTCACCATCACCGGTTCCCCTCTCAATGATTTCCGTAAACTTTGGCCCCAACTTCACCTTAACTACTG CGACATCGTTGAACAGTACGAGGAACAAATGCAAAAGTTGGCATCGAAGTTGATGTGGCTATCACTGAATTCACTTGGCGTCACCGAAGAAGACATTAAATGGGCCACGGTCAGTTCAGATTTAAACTGGGCCCAATCTGCCCTCCAGCTAAACCACTACCCGGTTTGCCCTGAACCCGATCGGGCTATGGGTCTAGCACCCCATACCGACTCCACCCTCTTGACCATACTCTACCAGAATAATACCGCCGGTCTCCAAGTATTTCGTGATGATTTTGGTTGGGTCACCGTGCCACCGGTTCCTGGATCACTCGTGGTCAATGTTGGTGATCTTTTCCACATTCTATCCAACGGTTTGTTTAAAAGCGTGATTCACCGTGCTCGGGTTAACCAAACCAGACCCAGGTTATCCGTAGCTTTCCTTTGGGGTCCACGGTCTGATACAAAGATATCACCTGTACCAAAACTGGTTAGTCCTGATGAATCGCCTTTATACCGATCGGTCACATGGACAGAGTATCTCCGAACAAAAGCAACCCACTTCAATAAAGCTCTTTCAATGATTAGAAATCACAGAGAGAAATAA
- the LOC103842896 gene encoding L-type lectin-domain containing receptor kinase S.1 isoform X1: MRLQWRRPQWSPPLLLFILILTTLLPSSSSIDFLYNNFTSAANMTDLILIQDSRVESTFIRLINESNQFSLGRVFHPQKLSIIPDPTRNPTRLSSFSTSFVFSILPDISTSPGFGLCFVLLNSTSPPGAIASQNFGLFPDMPSRVPAPLIAVEFDTGLNDEVNDIDGNHIGIDLNSILSVKEQTAGYYDSVNGSFVSVDMRNGQNIHAWIDFDGPNFEINVTIVPAGLRRPRRPTLTFRDPVIANYVSADMFVGFSASKTTWVEVRRILAWSLSDTGAPREINTTGLPVFFLDSPSSSLSTGAIAGIVVGCVVFICLLGAVGYFIWWKLIREEEEEEAEEWELEFWPHRFSYEDLSAATDSFSNDRLLGSGGFGKVYRGVLSNSNEVAVKCVNHDSKQGLREFMAEIESMGRLQHKNLVQMRGWCRRKNELMLVYDYMPNGSLNQWIFDNPKEAMPWRLRRQVINDVAEGLNYLHHGWEQVVIHRDIKSSNILLDSDMRGRLGDFGLAKLYEHGGAPNTTRVVGTLGYLAPELASASSPTEASDVYSFGVVVLEVVCGRRPIEYAEEEDMVLVDWVRDLYGGGVVVSAADERVRAECETGDEIELLLKLGLACCHPDPAKRPTMREIVSLLIGSPQEDLLTGLTPVAAADTASPSAQA, translated from the coding sequence ATGCGGCTGCAATGGCGGCGGCCACAGTGGTCACCACCTCTACTCCTCTTCATCCTCATCCTTACCACTCTCCTCCCTTCCTCATCCTCCATAGATTTCCTCTACAACAACTTCACCTCCGCAGCAAACATGACCGACCTCATCCTCATCCAAGACTCCCGCGTCGAATCCACCTTCATCCGCCTCATCAACGAGTCCAACCAATTCTCCTTAGGCCGCGTTTTCCACCCGCAGAAGCTCTCGATCATACCCGATCCGACCCGAAACCCCACCCGGCTCTCCTCTTTCTCAACCTCCTTCGTCTTCTCTATTCTCCCCGACATCTCCACAAGCCCTGGCTTCGGCCTCTGCTTCGTCCTCTTGAACTCCACCTCTCCTCCGGGGGCCATCGCCAGCCAAAACTTCGGTCTCTTCCCCGATATGCCCTCCCGAGTGCCCGCTCCTCTTATCGCCGTCGAGTTCGACACCGGTCTGAACGACGAAGTCAACGACATCGACGGGAACCATATAGGAATCGACCTTAACAGCATCTTGTCCGTTAAAGAGCAAACCGCAGGGTACTATGATTCAGTTAACGGAAGCTTTGTCTCCGTTGACATGCGTAACGGACAGAACATACATGCGTGGATTGACTTCGATGGTCCGAACTTCGAGATCAACGTTACCATCGTTCCAGCTGGTTTGCGTAGACCTCGCCGACCTACTCTCACTTTCCGTGATCCCGTCATCGCCAACTATGTTTCGGCGGATATGTTTGTTGGCTTCTCTGCTTCCAAGACTACTTGGGTTGAAGTTCGGAGGATCCTCGCTTGGAGCTTGAGCGACACCGGAGCTCCCCGAGAGATCAACACGACGGGGCTACCGGTGTTCTTTCTTGATTCTCCGTCGTCCTCTCTCTCAACCGGAGCAATAGCCGGGATCGTCGTCGGTTGTGTTGTCTTTATATGTTTACTTGGTGCTGTTGGTTACTTTATCTGGTGGAAGCTGATaagagaggaggaagaagaagaggctgaAGAGTGGGAGCTTGAGTTTTGGCCTCACCGTTTCAGCTACGAAGATCTCTCCGCCGCGACGGACTCTTTCTCCAACGACCGTCTCCTCGGATCCGGCGGGTTCGGTAAAGTCTACAGAGGAGTTCTTTCAAACAGCAACGAGGTCGCTGTGAAGTGCGTGAACCATGATTCGAAGCAAGGGCTGAGAGAGTTCATGGCGGAGATCGAGAGCATGGGACGTCTCCAGCATAAGAATCTCGTTCAAATGAGAGGCTGGTGTCGCCGGAAGAACGAGCTCATGCTTGTGTATGACTACATGCCTAACGGGAGCTTGAACCAGTGGATATTCGACAACCCTAAAGAGGCAATGCCGTGGCGGCTAAGGCGGCAAGTGATCAACGACGTGGCTGAGGGGCTTAACTATCTCCACCACGGGTGGGAGCAAGTTGTTATCCACAGAGATATTAAATCGAGTAACATTCTTTTGGATTCCGACATGCGTGGGAGGCTTGGGGACTTTGGTTTGGCTAAGCTGTACGAGCACGGTGGAGCTCCCAACACGACGCGTGTGGTGGGGACGCTTGGGTACTTAGCGCCAGAGCTAGCGTCTGCTTCGTCTCCGACGGAGGCGAGCGACGTGTATAGCTTTGGTGTTGTGGTGTTGGAGGTGGTGTGTGGGAGGAGACCGATTGAGTATGCTGAGGAGGAAGATATGGTGCTTGTGGATTGGGTTAGGGACTTGTATGGTGGAGGAGTGGTGGTTAGTGCGGCTGATGAAAGAGTGAGGGCAGAGTGTGAAACGGGGGATGAGATTGAGTTGTTGCTTAAGTTAGGACTGGCTTGTTGTCATCCTGATCCAGCTAAGCGACCTACTATGAGAGAGATTGTATCGCTCTTGATTGGCTCGCCACAGGAGGATTTGTTGACTGGACTCACGCCGGTAGCTGCTGCTGATACTGCTTCTCCCTCTGCACAGGCTTGA
- the LOC103842896 gene encoding L-type lectin-domain containing receptor kinase S.1 isoform X2 — MRLQWRRPQWSPPLLLFILILTTLLPSSSSIDFLYNNFTSAANMTDLILIQDSRVESTFIRLINESNQFSLGRVFHPQKLSIIPDPTRNPTRLSSFSTSFVFSILPDISTSPGFGLCFVLLNSTSPPGAIASQNFGLFPDMPSRVPAPLIAVEFDTGLNDEVNDIDGNHIGIDLNSILSVKEQTAGYYDSVNGSFVSVDMRNGQNIHAWIDFDGPNFEINVTIVPAGLRRPRRPTLTFRDPVIANYVSADMFVGFSASKTTWVEVRRILAWSLSDTGAPREINTTGLPVFFLDSPSSSLSTGAIAGIVVGCVVFICLLGAVGYFIWWKLIREEEEEEAEEWELEFWPHRFSYEDLSAATDSFSNDRLLGSGGFGKVYRGVLSNSNEVAVKCVNHDSKQGLREFMAEIESMGRLQHKNLVQMRGWCRRKNELMLVYDYMPNGSLNQWIFDNPKEAMPWRLRRQVINDVAEGLNYLHHGWEQVVIHRDIKSSNILLDSDMRGRLGDFGLAKLYEHGGAPNTTLLQPCNKV; from the exons ATGCGGCTGCAATGGCGGCGGCCACAGTGGTCACCACCTCTACTCCTCTTCATCCTCATCCTTACCACTCTCCTCCCTTCCTCATCCTCCATAGATTTCCTCTACAACAACTTCACCTCCGCAGCAAACATGACCGACCTCATCCTCATCCAAGACTCCCGCGTCGAATCCACCTTCATCCGCCTCATCAACGAGTCCAACCAATTCTCCTTAGGCCGCGTTTTCCACCCGCAGAAGCTCTCGATCATACCCGATCCGACCCGAAACCCCACCCGGCTCTCCTCTTTCTCAACCTCCTTCGTCTTCTCTATTCTCCCCGACATCTCCACAAGCCCTGGCTTCGGCCTCTGCTTCGTCCTCTTGAACTCCACCTCTCCTCCGGGGGCCATCGCCAGCCAAAACTTCGGTCTCTTCCCCGATATGCCCTCCCGAGTGCCCGCTCCTCTTATCGCCGTCGAGTTCGACACCGGTCTGAACGACGAAGTCAACGACATCGACGGGAACCATATAGGAATCGACCTTAACAGCATCTTGTCCGTTAAAGAGCAAACCGCAGGGTACTATGATTCAGTTAACGGAAGCTTTGTCTCCGTTGACATGCGTAACGGACAGAACATACATGCGTGGATTGACTTCGATGGTCCGAACTTCGAGATCAACGTTACCATCGTTCCAGCTGGTTTGCGTAGACCTCGCCGACCTACTCTCACTTTCCGTGATCCCGTCATCGCCAACTATGTTTCGGCGGATATGTTTGTTGGCTTCTCTGCTTCCAAGACTACTTGGGTTGAAGTTCGGAGGATCCTCGCTTGGAGCTTGAGCGACACCGGAGCTCCCCGAGAGATCAACACGACGGGGCTACCGGTGTTCTTTCTTGATTCTCCGTCGTCCTCTCTCTCAACCGGAGCAATAGCCGGGATCGTCGTCGGTTGTGTTGTCTTTATATGTTTACTTGGTGCTGTTGGTTACTTTATCTGGTGGAAGCTGATaagagaggaggaagaagaagaggctgaAGAGTGGGAGCTTGAGTTTTGGCCTCACCGTTTCAGCTACGAAGATCTCTCCGCCGCGACGGACTCTTTCTCCAACGACCGTCTCCTCGGATCCGGCGGGTTCGGTAAAGTCTACAGAGGAGTTCTTTCAAACAGCAACGAGGTCGCTGTGAAGTGCGTGAACCATGATTCGAAGCAAGGGCTGAGAGAGTTCATGGCGGAGATCGAGAGCATGGGACGTCTCCAGCATAAGAATCTCGTTCAAATGAGAGGCTGGTGTCGCCGGAAGAACGAGCTCATGCTTGTGTATGACTACATGCCTAACGGGAGCTTGAACCAGTGGATATTCGACAACCCTAAAGAGGCAATGCCGTGGCGGCTAAGGCGGCAAGTGATCAACGACGTGGCTGAGGGGCTTAACTATCTCCACCACGGGTGGGAGCAAGTTGTTATCCACAGAGATATTAAATCGAGTAACATTCTTTTGGATTCCGACATGCGTGGGAGGCTTGGGGACTTTGGTTTGGCTAAGCTGTACGAGCACGGTGGAGCTCCCAACACGACGC TCTTGCAACCATGTAACAAAGTATGA
- the LOC103842897 gene encoding ABC transporter G family member 40-like, producing the protein MYGSFLTFTFYGMMAVAKTPNHHIASVVSSAFYGIWNLFSGFLIPRPSMPVWWEWYYWLCPVSWTLYGLITSQFSDITEPMADSTSVKQFIRDFYGHREGFLGVVAAMNVIFPLAFAIIFAVGIKTFHFQKR; encoded by the exons ATGTACGGATCGTTTTTGACTTTCACCTTCTACGGTATGATGGCTGTGGCCAAGACGCCTAACCACCACATCGCCTCCGTTGTCTCCTCCGCTTTCTACGGCATCTGGAATCTCTTCTCCGGCTTCCTCATCCCTCGTCCT AGTATGCCGGTATGGTGGGAATGGTACTACTGGCTCTGTCCTGTTTCATGGACACTATATGGTCTAATCACATCACAGTTCAGTGATATTACAGAACCGATGGCAGATAGTACAAGTGTGAAGCAGTTTATTAGAGACTTCTATGGACACAGAGAAGGTTTCTTGGGAGTGGTGGCCGCCATGAATGTCATCTTCCCATTGGCCTTTGCTATCATATTTGCTGTTGGAATCAAGACTTTCCATTTCCAAAAGCGATGA
- the LOC103842898 gene encoding serine-threonine kinase receptor-associated protein, which translates to MGVPLVCHGHSRPVVDVSYSPITPDGFFLISASKDSVPMLRNGETGDWIGTFEGHKGAVWSCSLDKHAMRAASASADFTAKIWNALTGNELHSFEHKHIVRACAFSQDTHRLLTGGMEKKLRIFDMNRPDAPPKEVGTPPGSIRTVEWLHSDNTILSSCTDTGDIRLWDIRNDKIVQTLETKFPVTSAEVSQDGRYISTADGSSVKFWDANNFGLVKSYEMPCNVESASLEPKNGNTFIAGGEDMWVHRFDFHTGEEIGCNKGHHGPVHCVRYAPGGDSYTSGSEDGTVRIWEVNTVNHEEKESNNLSGHVKLVAEEVVRKAESLRITEKATEAAK; encoded by the exons ATGGGAGTTCCATTAGTTTGTCACGGTCATTCTCGTCCCGTCGTCGATGTCTCGTACAGCCCGATTACTCCAGACGGGTTCTTCCTCATCAGCGCCAGCAAAG ATTCGGTCCCGATGTTGAGGAATGGGGAGACTGGGGACTGGATAGGGACTTTTGAAGGACATAAAGGAGCAGTTTGGAGTTGCAGCCTTGATAAACATGCGATGCGTGCTGCCTCTGCTTCTGCTGATTTCACTGC GAAGATATGGAATGCATTGACTGGGAATGAGTTGCACTCCTTTGAACACAAGCACATTGTTCGTGCATGTGCCTTCTCACAG GACACTCACCGTTTGCTGACTGGTGGAATGGAGAAAAAACTTCGGATATTCGATATGAATCGGCCAGACGCGCCTCCAAAAGAAGTAGGAACTCCTCCTGGTTCTATCAGAACCGTTGAGTGGCTTCATAGTGATAATACTATCTTAAGCTCTTGCACTGACACCGGTGACATTAG GTTATGGGACATAAGAAATGACAAGATTGTTCAAACATTAGAAACCAAGTTCCCGGTTACTAGTGCTGAAGTAAGTCAGGATGGGAGATACATATCTACTGCTGATGGGTCTAGTGTTAAGTTTTGGGACGCCAATAA TTTTGGATTGGTGAAGAGCTATGAGATGCCTTGCAACGTTGAATCAGCATCCTTGGAACCTAAAAACGGGAACACTTTCATTGCTGGGGGAGAAGATATGTGGGTCCATAGGTTTGACTTCCATACCGGAGAAGAGATTG GGTGTAACAAGGGTCACCACGGACCAGTTCACTGCGTGAGGTATGCGCCAGGAGGTGATTCATACACGTCAGGCTCAGAAGACGGGACGGTGAGAATATGGGAGGTGAATACAGTGAACCATGAGGAGAAGGAGAGCAACAATCTGAGCGGTCACGTGAAGCTTGTGGCAGAGGAAGTTGTGCGTAAAGCTGAAAGTCTGCGTATCACTGAGAAAGCCACAGAAGCTGCTAAATGA
- the LOC103842899 gene encoding uncharacterized protein LOC103842899: MADGESRDRGLTTGSFTSSETEISCPTTFDDEGRGASIPDSMEITRERLVERRREDAGASLSTTIHRGLAEFQVGDLLGFAFFVAMCEMLKERRVLPVSSNRDRVSPYPLRSCRSKKQKEAESSSPLDSESVSEWEDVRCVICMEPPHNAVLLQCSSFSKGCRAYMCDTSARHSNCFKQFRRNKNTSRCSVKTLSCPYCRGEVHGTVKSTSARRFMNARPRCCSMDKCGFSGSYSQLKTHLKAEHPGFTPPKVDPLEKRKWDDLERAEFIEMINARQRWESEQRSLYQLPHHHPLIDLNFDAFMHNLFIGVRGGQASDANTSMPRLEFNGTRWTP, translated from the exons atggcCGATGGCGAAAGCAGAGACAGAGGTTTGACGACAGGCTCATTTACGTCCTCTGAAACAGAAATTTCATGTCCGACGACGTTTGATGACGAAGGCAGGGGAGCATCGATCCCTGACTCCATGGAGATAACAAGAGAGAGGTTGGTGGAGAGGAGAAGAGAGGACGCTGGAGCTTCTCTATCGACGACGATTCACCGCGGCCTCGCCGAATTTCAAGTCGGAGATTTGTTAGGTTTCGCCTTCTTTGTCGCAA TGTGTGAGATGCTTAAAGAAAGACGGGTTCTGCCGGTTTCAAGCAACAGAGACAGGGTATCGCCTTACCCGCTACGCTCTTGTCGGAGCAAGAAACAGAAAGAAGCCGAGTCGTCATCACCTCTCGATTCAGAGAGTGTGAGTGAATGGGAGGATGTTAGGTGTGTGATCTGCATGGAGCCGCCGCACAATGCCGTCCTCTTGCAATGCTCTTCCTTCTCCAAAGGATGCCGTGCTTACATGTGCGACACTAGCGCGCGTCACTCCAACTGCTTCAAGCAGTTCCGCAGAAACAAGAACACAAGCCGATGCAGTGTCAAGACTCTTAGCTGTCCCTACTGCAGAGGAGAGGTTCACGGGACGGTGAAGTCTACCTCCGCGCGGAGATTCATGAATGCGAGACCGAGGTGCTGTTCTATGGACAAGTGCGGTTTCTCTGGGAGCTATTCTCAGCTCAAGACACACTTGAAAGCTGAGCATCCGGGTTTTACGCCTCCGAAAGTGGACCCTTTGGAGAAACGCAAGTGGGATGATTTGGAGAGAGCGGAGTTCATTGAGATGATCAACGCTCGTCAGAGATGGGAATCAGAGCAGAGATCTCTCTATCAGCTTCCGCATCACCATCCCTTGATCGATCTCAACTTTGATGCGTTCATGCACAATCTTTTTATTGGTGTAAGGGGTGGTCAAGCAAGTGATGCTAATACTTCAATGCCCCGGTTGGAGTTCAATGGTACCAGATGGACTCCGTGA
- the LOC108869700 gene encoding uncharacterized protein LOC108869700, giving the protein MAKEKPNHLLTSDGDVGVDEDRDGVLVDDSHNEPTLGDKLESSLNLLGREKLCSNSDSAPGDDKPPTAASVSVLLRQALHADDRSLLLDCLYNRDEQVIANSVAKLNSAEVLKLLNSLLPILQSR; this is encoded by the exons ATGGCCAAAGAGAAACCGAATCATCTGCTCACCTCCGATGGAG ATGTAGGTGTTGATGAAGATAGAGATGGAGTGTTAGTAGACGACTCTCACAACGAGCCGACGTTAGGTGATAAACTCGAGAGTAGTCTTAACTTATTAGGCCGAGAGAAACTTTGCAGTAACAGTGATTCTGCTCCGGGAGATGATAAGCCTCCGACCGCAGCCTCCGTTAGCGTTCTGTTGAGACAAGCGTTGCATGCAGATGATCGGTCTCTTCTACTTGATTGCTTGTACAACCGAGATGAACAG GTGATTGCTAACTCGGTTGCTAAGTTGAATTCAGCAGAAGTACTCAAGCTTCTGAACTCTCTCCTGCCAATACTACAATCAAGGTGA